In one window of Nodosilinea sp. PGN35 DNA:
- a CDS encoding P-II family nitrogen regulator, which yields MKKIEAIIRPFKLDEVKIALVNAGIVGMTVSEVRGFGRQKGQTERYRGSEYTVEFLQKLKIEIVVEEAQVDTVVDKIISAARTGEIGDGKIFVSPVDEIVRIRTGEKNTEAV from the coding sequence ATGAAAAAAATAGAAGCTATTATTCGCCCCTTTAAGCTGGACGAGGTCAAGATTGCCCTGGTCAACGCTGGTATTGTGGGTATGACTGTGTCGGAGGTGCGCGGCTTTGGTCGCCAAAAGGGACAGACTGAGCGCTATCGAGGCTCGGAGTACACCGTCGAATTCCTCCAAAAGCTCAAAATTGAAATTGTGGTTGAAGAGGCCCAGGTTGACACTGTAGTGGATAAGATTATTTCTGCTGCCCGCACTGGCGAGATTGGCGACGGCAAAATCTTTGTCAGCCCCGTCGATGAAATCGTCCGCATTCGCACCGGGGAGAAAAACACCGAAGCGGTGTAG
- a CDS encoding ATP-dependent Zn protease has product MRDTTLNAVAVVIFAVTMASLLGPLVSLSPALVAVFVAVGLGVFSLDQLGLGGRIGNILMDAVAWTSGDHRQRVLHHEAGHFLAAVLLDIPVEDYTLNTWEAWRRGIPGQGGVVFGPSDPTALTRLTPQTIDRYCQVWMAGVAAEQMVYGDAQGGGDDTAALGQFWTLLGRSPAEVPLKQRWATLQAKTLLEKHRDAFDALVTAMGDRTPVADCCALITAHRASVETSA; this is encoded by the coding sequence ATGCGCGATACCACCCTCAACGCCGTCGCCGTTGTGATCTTTGCCGTCACCATGGCGAGTCTGCTCGGCCCCCTAGTCAGCCTATCGCCCGCCCTGGTGGCGGTGTTTGTGGCCGTGGGGCTGGGGGTGTTTAGCCTCGACCAGCTGGGGCTGGGGGGCCGCATTGGCAATATTTTGATGGACGCGGTGGCCTGGACTTCCGGCGACCACCGCCAGCGGGTGCTGCACCACGAGGCCGGTCACTTTTTGGCGGCGGTGCTGCTGGATATTCCGGTGGAAGACTACACGCTCAATACCTGGGAAGCCTGGCGGCGGGGCATTCCCGGCCAGGGGGGCGTGGTGTTTGGCCCCAGCGACCCGACGGCCCTGACCCGTCTCACCCCCCAGACCATTGACCGCTACTGCCAGGTGTGGATGGCGGGGGTAGCCGCCGAGCAGATGGTCTACGGCGACGCCCAGGGCGGCGGCGACGACACCGCTGCCCTGGGCCAGTTTTGGACGCTGCTGGGGCGATCGCCCGCCGAAGTGCCGCTCAAGCAGCGCTGGGCCACCCTCCAGGCCAAGACCCTGCTCGAAAAGCACCGCGACGCCTTCGATGCCCTGGTGACGGCCATGGGCGATCGCACCCCGGTGGCCGACTGCTGCGCCCTGATCACCGCCCACCGCGCCTCAGTAGAAACCTCAGCCTAG
- a CDS encoding cysteine hydrolase family protein has protein sequence MDTSNLRPLGHPPNAWWVNDQVADISRQELQPRLTTLATQTKQVRFDLAKTACLVVDMQNDFCHPEGWLASIGVDVTPARQAIQPLQTLLPRLRSAQVPVVWVNWGNRRDRLNLSAGLHHVYNPSGVGVGLGDPLPTNGAPVLTKGSWAAAVVEELEAQPQDIWVDKYRMSGFWDTPLDSILRNLGKTTLLFAGVNLDQCVMATLQDANFLGYDCILLRDCSATTSPDYCTQATIYNVNQCFGFVADSVAVAVALEPG, from the coding sequence ATGGATACTTCAAACCTGCGTCCTCTGGGTCATCCGCCCAATGCCTGGTGGGTCAATGACCAGGTGGCCGACATTAGCCGCCAGGAGCTTCAGCCGCGACTGACCACCCTCGCCACCCAGACCAAGCAGGTGCGGTTTGACCTCGCTAAGACCGCCTGTCTGGTGGTCGATATGCAAAACGACTTTTGCCATCCCGAGGGCTGGCTGGCCAGCATTGGCGTTGACGTAACCCCTGCCCGCCAGGCGATTCAGCCCCTGCAAACGCTGCTGCCCCGGCTGCGATCGGCCCAGGTGCCGGTGGTGTGGGTCAACTGGGGCAACCGCCGCGATCGCCTCAACCTCAGCGCCGGTCTGCACCACGTCTACAACCCCAGCGGGGTCGGTGTCGGTCTTGGCGACCCGCTGCCGACCAACGGTGCCCCCGTGCTCACCAAAGGCAGCTGGGCGGCGGCGGTGGTCGAGGAGCTTGAGGCTCAGCCCCAGGACATTTGGGTCGATAAGTACCGCATGAGCGGCTTCTGGGACACGCCCCTCGACAGCATTTTGCGCAACCTGGGCAAAACCACCCTGCTCTTTGCCGGGGTGAATCTGGACCAGTGCGTGATGGCCACTCTGCAAGACGCCAATTTTCTCGGCTACGACTGCATTTTGCTGCGCGACTGTAGCGCCACCACCTCCCCCGACTACTGCACCCAGGCCACGATCTACAATGTCAACCAGTGTTTTGGCTTTGTGGCTGACAGCGTGGCGGTGGCGGTGGCCCTAGAGCCTGGCTAA
- a CDS encoding PAP/fibrillin family protein: MLGKAELLEAVATVNRGIASRPSDRTAIQAAAATLEGRNPTPDPLQATDRLNGDWRLLYTTSRELLNIDRLPLASLGPIYQCIRLAENRIYNIAEVNGPPLLSGLVAVAATLEAVSTRRVNVGFERGVVGLRQALGYSSPAQFVEAMQATPKFSLLQGIDFRINRDRQAGWLEVTYLDDDLRIGRGNQGSLFVLQKV, encoded by the coding sequence ATGTTGGGCAAAGCTGAGCTACTTGAGGCCGTGGCCACCGTCAACCGGGGCATTGCCAGCCGCCCCAGCGATCGCACCGCAATTCAGGCGGCGGCGGCCACCCTGGAGGGGCGCAACCCCACCCCCGATCCGCTCCAGGCTACCGATCGCCTCAACGGCGACTGGCGGCTGCTCTACACCACCAGCCGCGAACTGCTGAATATCGACCGCCTGCCCCTGGCCTCCCTGGGCCCGATCTACCAGTGCATTCGCCTGGCCGAAAACCGAATCTACAATATTGCCGAGGTGAACGGGCCACCCCTGCTGTCGGGCCTGGTGGCGGTGGCGGCCACCCTCGAGGCCGTCTCTACCCGGCGGGTCAATGTGGGCTTTGAGCGGGGCGTGGTCGGGCTGCGTCAGGCCCTGGGCTACAGCTCTCCGGCTCAGTTTGTAGAGGCAATGCAGGCCACGCCCAAGTTTTCGCTACTACAGGGCATTGACTTTAGGATTAACCGCGATCGCCAGGCGGGCTGGCTCGAAGTCACCTACCTCGACGACGACCTGCGAATTGGGCGCGGCAACCAGGGCAGCCTGTTTGTGCTGCAAAAAGTGTAG
- a CDS encoding D-alanyl-D-alanine carboxypeptidase family protein codes for MTMPPIDDIPQAARDLPLYPTDSAQPAWLRRTRLLRRTVGLALLALAAGGLVAWYQTNGFSAAELAQPFERMINRSAVQVEGAETAGSGAAEAVTNRSVATQLAPSSRTLLNHRAYDEAPADDLVPLSANAGIRLRTAAATQYEAMAQAAASDGVRLVPLSGFRSQAEQEQIFFNLKAERGQDAQTRAEVSAPPGYSEHHTGYAIDLGDRTQAGTHLNNGFADTAAYRWMETNAVRYGYELSFPPDNFQGVAFEPWHWRFVGDRTSLETFYRE; via the coding sequence ATGACCATGCCACCCATCGACGATATTCCCCAGGCGGCCCGCGATCTGCCCCTGTACCCCACAGACTCAGCCCAGCCCGCTTGGCTCCGGCGCACTCGGCTACTGCGCCGCACTGTGGGGCTGGCGCTGCTGGCCCTGGCGGCGGGGGGGCTGGTGGCCTGGTATCAGACCAACGGGTTTTCTGCCGCTGAGCTGGCACAACCCTTTGAACGGATGATCAACCGCTCCGCTGTCCAGGTAGAGGGGGCAGAAACCGCCGGGTCTGGGGCCGCCGAGGCAGTGACGAACCGCAGCGTGGCGACGCAGCTAGCTCCCTCCAGCCGCACCCTGCTCAACCACCGGGCCTACGACGAAGCCCCCGCCGACGATCTGGTGCCCCTCAGCGCCAACGCTGGCATTCGCCTGCGCACCGCGGCGGCGACCCAGTACGAGGCCATGGCCCAGGCCGCCGCCAGCGATGGGGTGAGACTGGTGCCGCTGTCGGGGTTTCGTTCCCAGGCGGAGCAGGAGCAGATTTTCTTTAACCTCAAGGCTGAGCGGGGCCAAGATGCCCAAACCCGCGCCGAGGTAAGCGCCCCACCGGGCTATAGCGAGCACCACACGGGCTACGCCATCGACCTGGGCGATCGCACCCAGGCGGGCACCCACCTCAACAACGGCTTTGCCGACACCGCCGCCTACCGCTGGATGGAGACCAACGCGGTGCGCTACGGCTACGAGCTGTCTTTCCCGCCCGACAACTTTCAGGGGGTGGCCTTTGAACCCTGGCACTGGCGGTTTGTGGGCGATCGCACCAGCTTGGAGACGTTCTACAGGGAGTAG
- a CDS encoding AEC family transporter, whose product MRLYGPIGAGICAGVALGALLYRFTPHRDSSRGLYQQVPLRLGRFLFWLGIPLSIVGFMRRADLSGNLYLAPVVAWAAILLGLLCSRLWIRADEEPWSRPTQGSFSLAAMLGNTGYIGYPVVLLLPQLGVGVFGWALFYDALGTLLGSYGLGAILASEMGGQRHNPALPLQRQWSSRLRAVGQNPIILAFGLGLGLKAIALPAWLDRGLYQFAWAIVVLSLVLMGLRIQQLSSWQHLHRAWVAVAIKMLVLPLAVGLGLTALGIDGPPRLVMILQAGMPCAFSNLVLAEAYDLDRDLSVTCVGLSSASLLLTLPLWLWAFSGE is encoded by the coding sequence ATGCGTCTGTACGGCCCCATTGGGGCCGGAATTTGCGCTGGCGTTGCCCTGGGGGCCTTGCTGTACCGCTTTACACCTCACCGCGATTCATCCCGGGGGTTGTACCAGCAGGTGCCCCTGCGCCTGGGCCGATTTTTGTTTTGGCTGGGCATTCCGCTGAGCATTGTGGGGTTTATGCGGCGGGCCGATTTGTCGGGCAATCTGTATCTGGCTCCCGTGGTGGCCTGGGCCGCCATTTTGCTGGGGCTGCTGTGCAGTCGGCTGTGGATTCGGGCCGACGAGGAGCCCTGGTCGCGACCCACCCAGGGGAGCTTTTCCCTGGCGGCCATGCTGGGCAACACGGGCTACATTGGCTATCCGGTGGTGCTGCTGCTGCCCCAGCTGGGGGTGGGTGTATTTGGCTGGGCACTGTTTTACGATGCCCTGGGCACCCTGCTGGGTTCCTACGGGCTGGGGGCGATTTTGGCGTCAGAAATGGGTGGCCAACGGCACAACCCTGCCCTGCCCCTCCAGCGGCAATGGTCAAGCAGGCTACGGGCGGTGGGGCAAAATCCGATTATTCTGGCCTTTGGTCTGGGCCTGGGGCTGAAGGCGATCGCCCTGCCCGCCTGGCTCGACCGGGGGCTCTACCAGTTTGCCTGGGCTATTGTGGTGCTGTCGCTGGTGCTGATGGGGCTGCGGATTCAGCAGCTCAGCTCATGGCAGCACCTGCACCGCGCCTGGGTGGCCGTGGCCATTAAGATGCTGGTACTGCCCCTGGCCGTGGGGCTGGGGCTCACCGCCCTGGGCATAGACGGCCCCCCTCGGCTGGTGATGATCTTGCAGGCGGGTATGCCCTGCGCCTTCTCTAATCTGGTGCTGGCCGAAGCCTACGATCTCGATCGCGATCTGTCGGTCACCTGCGTGGGGCTCAGTTCTGCCAGCTTGCTGTTGACCTTGCCCCTGTGGCTGTGGGCATTTTCTGGGGAGTGA
- a CDS encoding DUF3134 domain-containing protein: protein MSNKYYNPSLRQVPRSAKAPILPSNGDSSILHWLEGIGRLRSRDVVENIPDEAENEEISDLMGNDDAFEDDDDTDLALDDDDD, encoded by the coding sequence ATGTCTAATAAGTATTACAACCCGTCCCTGCGCCAGGTGCCCCGCAGCGCCAAGGCTCCGATTTTGCCCTCCAACGGCGACTCCTCAATTCTCCACTGGCTCGAGGGCATCGGTCGCCTGCGCAGCCGCGATGTCGTAGAAAACATCCCCGACGAGGCCGAAAATGAAGAAATTTCCGATCTGATGGGCAACGACGATGCCTTTGAAGACGACGATGACACCGATCTCGCCCTCGACGATGACGACGATTAA
- the mraY gene encoding phospho-N-acetylmuramoyl-pentapeptide-transferase codes for MDAKFLASKGLSLNGQTLFWLLGLGLTATAVGLDGVLGNAASLGTSITVPFIVAALGSSLIGFSAVPLLRALKTGQFIREEGPQGHLKKAGTPTMGGAFFVPVAVIVALVATGFARDAVAVSLLTLAYGAIGWVDDWQVIQRRSNKGISPRAKLALQIAVAVLFCLWVLTTQPASLTTVALPLGLGLPLSFLFWPLAGFVLVAESNATNLTDGLDGLMGGTGAIAFMGLAAIVAPTHPDLMVFSAAMAGACLGFLLHNHNPARVFMGDTGSLALGAALGAVGILSGNLFALLVLTLLFFAETLSVIIQVGYFKATKGPDGVGKRFFKMAPLHHHFELSGWSEIQVVAAAYAVTAVLAGLALQVK; via the coding sequence GTGGATGCGAAGTTTTTGGCATCAAAGGGGCTGTCTCTGAATGGCCAGACGTTATTTTGGCTGCTGGGTCTAGGGCTAACCGCCACCGCTGTGGGTCTAGACGGAGTTTTAGGTAACGCCGCTAGCCTTGGAACCTCGATCACTGTTCCGTTTATTGTGGCGGCGCTGGGCAGCAGCCTGATCGGGTTTTCGGCGGTGCCCCTGCTGCGGGCCCTCAAGACCGGTCAGTTTATTCGTGAAGAAGGCCCCCAGGGCCATCTCAAAAAAGCGGGCACCCCCACCATGGGCGGCGCTTTTTTTGTGCCGGTAGCGGTGATTGTGGCCCTAGTGGCAACGGGCTTTGCCCGCGATGCGGTGGCCGTGTCGCTGCTCACGCTGGCCTATGGGGCCATTGGTTGGGTAGACGACTGGCAGGTGATTCAGCGGCGCTCCAACAAGGGCATCTCGCCCCGCGCCAAGCTGGCCCTGCAGATTGCCGTCGCGGTGCTGTTTTGCCTGTGGGTGCTCACCACTCAGCCCGCCAGCCTTACCACCGTGGCCCTGCCCCTGGGCCTGGGCCTGCCCCTGAGCTTTTTGTTTTGGCCCCTGGCCGGGTTTGTGCTGGTAGCCGAAAGCAACGCCACCAACCTCACCGATGGCCTTGACGGGCTGATGGGCGGCACCGGGGCGATCGCCTTTATGGGTCTGGCCGCCATCGTTGCCCCCACCCACCCCGACCTGATGGTATTTTCTGCCGCTATGGCCGGGGCCTGCCTGGGCTTCTTGCTGCACAACCACAACCCTGCCCGCGTGTTTATGGGCGATACCGGCTCCCTGGCTTTAGGGGCAGCCCTGGGGGCGGTGGGCATTCTCAGCGGCAACCTGTTCGCGCTGCTGGTGCTGACCCTGCTGTTTTTTGCCGAAACCCTGTCGGTGATCATTCAGGTGGGCTACTTCAAAGCCACCAAAGGGCCCGACGGCGTGGGCAAGCGTTTCTTTAAGATGGCTCCGCTCCACCACCACTTTGAGCTGTCGGGCTGGTCTGAGATTCAGGTGGTGGCCGCAGCCTATGCCGTCACGGCGGTGCTAGCCGGGCTGGCCCTCCAGGTGAAATAG
- a CDS encoding folylpolyglutamate synthase/dihydrofolate synthase family protein — protein MPVHQPPPLESAETALESLLAPLGRFGVELGLERIQRLLEALGNPQKRVPLVHVAGTNGKGSVCAYLAAVLGAAGYRVGRYTSPHLVSWRERIVVNGDPIAASDLLGRLRQVVAAIDPNQSPPTQFEVFTAAAWLHFAEVGVDLAVMEVGLGGRLDATNVVDAPLVSVIVSLSREHWQRLGPTLADIAREKAGVLKPGRPAVVGPLPAEAEAVVQARLVDLGCAAVWPAPAVALGEGQARYGSGSEAVTYPLALLGEHQLTNSAIAIATLQTLRAQGWDIADGAIATGMANARWPGRLQWVTWGQAPESYPLLLDGAHNPAAAEVLRQYVDGWWADQGHPAKTTWLMGMLSTKDHRDIFAALLRPGDALHLVPVPGHETAAPEDLEAIARSACPDLAHCEIHDSLSDGLVALGQTPGPLRVLCGSLYLIGHFLATETYRDGDAANAL, from the coding sequence TTGCCGGTGCATCAGCCCCCCCCTTTAGAATCTGCTGAAACAGCCCTAGAGAGCCTGCTGGCCCCCCTGGGCCGGTTTGGGGTAGAGCTAGGGCTAGAGCGCATTCAGCGGCTCCTGGAAGCTTTGGGCAACCCCCAGAAAAGGGTGCCGCTGGTGCATGTGGCGGGCACCAACGGCAAGGGGTCGGTGTGTGCCTACCTGGCGGCAGTACTGGGGGCGGCGGGGTACCGTGTGGGGCGCTACACCTCGCCCCACCTGGTGAGCTGGCGCGAGCGCATTGTGGTCAATGGCGACCCCATTGCCGCGTCGGATTTGCTCGGTCGGCTGAGGCAGGTCGTGGCCGCTATTGACCCCAATCAGTCACCGCCCACCCAGTTTGAGGTGTTTACGGCGGCGGCCTGGCTGCATTTTGCCGAGGTCGGCGTCGATCTGGCGGTGATGGAGGTGGGCCTGGGGGGACGGCTTGACGCCACCAACGTGGTGGATGCGCCCCTGGTGAGCGTGATTGTCTCCCTCAGCCGCGAGCACTGGCAGCGCCTCGGCCCCACCCTGGCGGATATTGCCCGCGAGAAGGCGGGGGTGCTGAAGCCGGGGCGTCCGGCGGTGGTTGGCCCCCTGCCCGCTGAGGCAGAGGCGGTGGTGCAGGCCCGGTTGGTCGATCTGGGCTGTGCGGCGGTGTGGCCCGCGCCTGCGGTTGCCCTGGGCGAGGGCCAGGCCCGCTACGGCAGCGGTAGCGAAGCTGTTACCTATCCCTTAGCGCTGCTGGGGGAGCACCAGCTGACTAATTCGGCGATCGCCATCGCCACCCTGCAAACCCTGCGCGCCCAGGGCTGGGACATTGCTGACGGGGCGATCGCCACCGGCATGGCCAACGCTCGCTGGCCGGGCCGCTTGCAGTGGGTGACCTGGGGCCAGGCACCGGAGAGCTACCCCCTGCTGCTCGACGGTGCCCACAACCCCGCCGCCGCTGAAGTATTGCGCCAGTACGTGGATGGCTGGTGGGCCGATCAGGGGCACCCAGCCAAGACGACCTGGCTGATGGGGATGCTCTCAACTAAAGACCACCGCGATATTTTTGCCGCCCTGCTGCGCCCAGGAGACGCCCTGCACCTGGTGCCCGTGCCGGGGCATGAGACCGCAGCGCCGGAGGATCTGGAGGCGATCGCGCGATCGGCCTGCCCTGACCTGGCCCATTGCGAAATCCACGATTCGCTCAGCGATGGGCTAGTTGCTCTAGGTCAGACCCCAGGCCCGCTCAGGGTGCTGTGCGGCTCGCTCTACCTGATCGGCCACTTTCTCGCCACTGAAACTTACCGAGATGGTGACGCCGCCAACGCTCTATAA